In the genome of Osmerus mordax isolate fOsmMor3 chromosome 15, fOsmMor3.pri, whole genome shotgun sequence, one region contains:
- the pigm gene encoding GPI mannosyltransferase 1: protein MNMASIVEKGMSFLMKKHVLFTVSLAVRLVLVFYGVYQDKTMVVKYTDVDYHVFTDAARFITQGESPYRRPTYRYTPLLAWLLTPNIYLNPMFGKLLFVACDLLSGLLLHHLLCLRGSDGDKASRVASLWLLNPLPAGVSTRGNAESLLAALVLGTLLCLERRRLGPAAALYGLSVHMKIYPVTYALPIALSLALGAREGQEKEGGGIRKGGEETETAGGWKNRWRRGVGLLRLFFCKDLLLFGGVAGGVFCGLTALFYYMYGWNFLFETYLYHLTRRDIRHNFSPYFYMLYLTADSPWSLHLGLAAFIPQVFLLFQVSLAFYSDLPFCFFLHTSIFVSFNKVCTSQYFLWYLCLLPVVIPRLRMSVKQGVGLLVLWFAGQAMWLAPAYLLEFEGYNTFREIWLAGLLFLVINCFIMDQIMSHYQAKHPALRQKTD from the exons TTTATGGTGTGTATCAGGACAAGACGATGGTGGTCAAGTACACTGATGTAGACTACCATGTTTTCACGGATGCAGCGAGATTCATCACTCAG GGTGAATCTCCGTACAGACGTCCCACCTACCGCTACACACCCCTGCTAGCATGGCTTCTCACCCCTAATATCTACCTCAACCCCATGTTCGGGAAGCTGCTCTTCGTGGCCTGTGACCTCCTCtccggcctcctcctccaccacctcctttgTCTACGGGGATCCGATGGCGATAAGGCCAGTCGTGTCGCCTCCCTCTGGCTTCTCAATCCACTGCCCGCCGGGGTGTCGACCCGAGGTAACGCCGAGTCGCTCCTGGCAGCCCTGGTTCTGGGAACGCTGCTCTGCTTGGAGCGAAGGCGCCTGGGGCCTGCGGCGGCCCTGTACGGGTTGTCGGTCCATATGAAGATCTACCCGGTGACCTACGCCCTGCCTATAGCTCTTTCTCTAGCTCTGGGAGCAagagaaggacaggagaaggagggagggggcatcaGGAAGGGCGGAGAGGAGACGGAGACAGCGGGGGGATGGAAgaacaggtggaggaggggggtggggttgctCAGACTTTTTTTCTGTAAGGATCTGCTCCTCTTCGGTGGTGTAGCTGGAGGAGTGTTCTGTGGGCTGACTGCTTTGTTCTACTACAT GTATGGCTGGAACTTCCTGTTTGAGACCTACCTGTACCACCTGACCAGAAGAGACATCCGCCACAACTTCTCCCCATATTTCTACATGTTGTACCTTACTGCAG ACAGCCCCTGGAGCCTGCATCTGGGACTGGCAGCCTTCATCCCTcaggtcttcctcctcttccaggtCTCACTGGCTTTCTACTCTGACCTGCCTTTCTGCTTCTTCCTGCACACCTCCATTTTTGTGTCCTTCAACAAAGTCTGCACCTCACAG TACTTCCTGTGGTACCTGTGTCTACTTCCTGTGGTCATCCCACGTCTGAGGATGTCCGTAAAGCAGGGAGTTGGGCTGCTGGTCCTCTGGTTTGCTGGACAG GCTATGTGGTTGGCTCCGGCATACCTCCTGGAGTTTGAGGGCTACAACACGTTCCGGGAGATATGGCTGGCTGGACTGCTCTTCCTAGTTATAAACTGTTTCATCATGGACCAGATCATGTCCCACTACCAAGCAAAGCACCCTGCTCTGAGACAGAAGACTGACTGA